In Pithys albifrons albifrons isolate INPA30051 chromosome 6, PitAlb_v1, whole genome shotgun sequence, a single genomic region encodes these proteins:
- the APIP gene encoding methylthioribulose-1-phosphate dehydratase, translated as MAAVAGDAEQDKLHPRNLIPELCRLFYGLGWVTGTGGGISLKHGNEIYIAPSGVQKERIQPEDMFVCDMNEQDISGPPLHKKLKKSQCTPLFMNAYTMRGAGAVIHTHSKAAVMATLLYPGTEFRITHQEMIKGIQKCTSGGYYRYDDTLVVPIIENTPEEKDLKERMAHAMEKYPDSCAVLVRRHGVYVWGGTWEKAKTMCECYDYLFDIAVQMKQHGLDPSKHPAGENGIL; from the exons gaTAAGTTACATCCAAGGAATCTTATCCCGGAGCTTTGTAGACTGTTTTATGGTTTAGGCTGGGTGACGGGAACTGGTGGAGGAATCAGCTTGAAACATGG GAATGAAATCTACATCGCTCCTTCAGGAGTCCAAAAGGAAAGAATACAG CCAGAAGATATGTTTGTTTGTGACATGAATGAACAGGACATCAGTGGTCCTCCACTGCATAAGAAGCTAAAGAAAAGCCAGTGCACACCTCTTTTTATGAATGCCTACACTATGAGAG GTGCAGGTGCAGTGATCCATACTCATTCCAAGGCTGCTGTTATGGCTACCCTTCTTTACCCAGGGACTGAGTTCCGTATCACCCATCAGGAGATGATAAAAGGAATCCAGAAGTGTACTTCAGGAGGCTATTACAG ataTGATGATACACTAGTGGTTCCCATTATTGAAAATACACCAGAAGAGAAAGATCTCAAGGAAAGAATGGCACATGCAATGGAAAAATACCCAGACTCTTGTGCTGTATTGGTCAGACGTCATGGTGTTTACGTATGGGGAGGAACATGGGAAAAAGCCAAAACGAT GTGTGAGTGCTATGATTACTTGTTTGATATCGCAGTGCAGATGAAGCAGCACGGGCTAGATCCTTCAAAACATCCAGCCGGAGAAAATGGGATCTTGTAA